From the Lolium rigidum isolate FL_2022 chromosome 2, APGP_CSIRO_Lrig_0.1, whole genome shotgun sequence genome, one window contains:
- the LOC124690949 gene encoding phosphoenolpyruvate carboxylase kinase 2-like yields MPGTGGEEALRQQYVLGEEIGSGRFGVVRRCYSAATGESLAVKSTPKAPLRDKSDPLDLALAEQEPKVHLLASAPPCSPHVVALHAAFEDAHAVHLVIDLCDGGDLFSLVSARGRLPEREAAGIAAQLASALAACHRRGVAHRDVKPDNLLFDAATGALKLGDFGSAEWFGDGRAMSGLVGTPYYVAPEVVAGREYGEKVDVWSAGVVLYMMLSGTVPFYGATAAEIFAAVLRGTLRFPPRAFANVSPEAKDLVRRMLCRDVSRRLSAEQVLRHPWIVSRGGNAVAD; encoded by the coding sequence ATGCCCGGcaccggcggcgaggaggcgctGAGGCAGCAGTACGTCCTCGGCGAGGAGATCGGTAGCGGCCGGTTCGGGGTCGTCCGCCGCTGCTACTCCGCCGCCACGGGGGAGTCCCTCGCCGTCAAGTCCACGCCCAAGGCGCCGCTCCGGGACAAGTCCGACCCGCTCGACCTGGCCCTGGCCGAGCAGGAGCCCAAGGTGCACCTCCTGGCCTCGGCGCCGCCCTGCAGCCCGCACGTGGTCGCGCTTCACGCCGCCTTCGAGGACGCGCACGCCGTCCACCTCGTCATCGACCTCTGCGACGGCGGTGACCTCTTCTCCCTCGTCTCCGCCCGCGGCCGCCTCCCCGAGCGCGAGGCGGCCGGGATCGCCGCCCAGCTCGCCTCCGCGCTCGCGGCCTGCCACCGCCGCGGGGTCGCGCACCGGGACGTCAAGCCCGACAACCTCCTCTTCGACGCCGCCACGGGCGCGCTCAAGCTCGGCGACTTCGGCTCCGCGGAGTGGTTCGGGGACGGGCGGGCCATGTCGGGGCTGGTGGGCACGCCCTACTACGTGGCCCCCGAGGTGGTCGCCGGGAGGGAGTACGGCGAGAAGGTGGACGTGTGGAGCGCCGGGGTGGTGCTCTACATGATGCTCTCCGGGACCGTGCCCTTCTACGGCGCCACCGCGGCCGAGATCTTCGCCGCCGTGCTCCGCGGCACCCTACGCTTCCCGCCGCGCGCGTTCGCGAACGTCTCGCCTGAGGCCAAGGACCTCGTGCGCCGCATGCTCTGCAGGGACGTCTCCCGGAGGCTCTCCGCCGAGCAGGTCCTCAGGCATCCATGGATTGTGAGCCGTGGGGGCAATGCGGTGGCGGACTGA